Proteins from a genomic interval of Paenibacillus sp. RC334:
- a CDS encoding class I SAM-dependent methyltransferase, translated as MNKWDTEEAIRRWNMHAENFTARYTEEGDRSREVLLNPALQECMGTLAGKKVLDAGCGEGYLSRKMVRAGALVEGVDYSPEMLELARKRTPSDLGITYHHGNLEKLEMFGDQSFDLIVSNMVIQDLEDYEQAIAEMRRLLVPGGSFIFSILHPCFQTPESGWVKDEAGKKLYWKVNRYFSEGVLEQDMPYDQEEKLLYFHRTLGSYVQAITGAGLLLEAMIEPKPSAEMLERYPDYHEDLNVSHFLIFKTKRQG; from the coding sequence ATGAACAAGTGGGACACGGAAGAGGCCATTCGGCGCTGGAATATGCATGCTGAGAATTTTACCGCCAGATACACTGAAGAAGGGGATCGCTCTCGCGAAGTGCTGTTGAATCCTGCATTACAAGAATGCATGGGCACCCTCGCGGGTAAAAAAGTGCTGGATGCCGGGTGTGGTGAAGGTTATCTGAGCCGTAAAATGGTCAGGGCGGGTGCGCTGGTGGAAGGTGTCGATTATTCGCCGGAAATGCTGGAGCTTGCAAGAAAGCGGACACCGTCAGATTTGGGGATTACGTATCATCACGGTAATCTGGAGAAGCTGGAGATGTTCGGGGATCAGAGCTTTGATCTAATCGTTTCAAACATGGTCATACAGGACCTGGAGGATTATGAGCAGGCGATTGCGGAAATGCGGCGGCTGCTGGTGCCAGGGGGCAGCTTTATTTTCTCTATATTGCATCCGTGCTTTCAGACACCAGAGAGTGGATGGGTAAAGGATGAGGCAGGGAAAAAGCTGTACTGGAAAGTAAACCGTTATTTCAGTGAAGGCGTATTGGAGCAAGATATGCCTTATGATCAGGAGGAAAAGCTTCTGTACTTCCACCGCACGCTGGGCAGCTACGTACAGGCTATTACTGGAGCGGGTCTGCTACTGGAAGCCATGATCGAACCGAAGCCGTCGGCAGAGATGCTGGAACGATATCCCGATTACCAC